In the genome of Candidatus Methylomirabilota bacterium, the window GCAGGGCCTGGGTCGGCGGCGCGTCCGCGTAGTCGATGAGGCCGATCACGGTGCCGATGCGCGTGTTGAGCTTGGCCGGAAACATTCGCGGATTGTCGGAGCGGACCTGGATGAGCTCCTCCTCCACCGCGGTGAGAGCCCGCGCCAGCGCCTGGGCCGCGGTCTTGATGGGCGGCGCGGCCAACCGATCGCGCCAGCTCTCGGCTTGCGCGCGGATGTCGCGCAGGCGCAGCACCGCGTCGTGCACGCGGCCGAGGAGCTCGTGGGCTTCGCGCGCCAGCGCGTAGGTCGCCCGCAGGTCGTCGTCGGTGGCGGCCGCCCGCGGATCCTTGACGAGCTCGACGTGCTGGGTGAGCGCGCGCCCGTTCACGGTGAGCCGCACCTGATAGGCGCCGGGCGGAACGCGGGGCGCCGTCAGCATCTCCGAGCTGCCGCCGCGCCCCTTGTTGTCGGGGAGCTTGGTGGCGTCACGCCCCCGGAGATTCCACACGAAGCGGTTCGCGCCCGCCAGCTTGGTCGGATGCGGCGGCTCCTCGGCGCCGTTGGCCGGCGCGTCGGGCTCGCGGGGGGCTTCCTCTCCGCCGCCCGCGCTCGGTCCGCTCGTGCTGGGCGCGGGCGCGCCTTCGGCCACGGGCGCCCGCTTGCTCGTGAAGGTCCGGATCTCCTTTCCGTCGGCGTCGAGGAAGCCCAGCGTCACCTCGCCGGCCGGGACCTCGCGCAGCCAGTAGTGCACGATCACGCCGCTGGGTGGGTTGTCACCGGCGTCCAGCTTCTGCTCGATCTTCTCGCCGGTGGGCGTCTCGACTTGGCGATAACCGTAGCCCAGGGACCCCGCCATGCGATAGGCGATCTCGCGGTAGGGCCCCGGGCTCATCCCGTGCCCGCGGTACGCGCGCCAGCGCACGGTGCGCCGCGGGGTGAAGAGGTGGGCATCGCCCGCGGTCACGGCATCCGCCATCTGATGGAGGGGCGAGAGATCGTCGAGGATCCAGAAGGAGCGCCCGTGAGTGGCGACCACGAGATCGCCATCCTTCACGATGAGATCGTGCACGGGAGCGACCGGCAGGTTCCCGCGGAGCCGGGTCCAGGCGCGGCCGTCGTCCAGCGACACCCACACGCCCGACTCCGTGCCGCAGTAGAGGAGACCGCGGCGGGCGGGATCCTCTCGGATCACGCGCGTGAACTCCCCGTCGGGCAGGCCCGCGTCCACGCGCGTCCACGTCCGCCCGTGGTCCGCGGTCTTGAAGAGATACGGCCGCCTGTCGTCATGCTTGTAGCGCGTGGCCGCCACGTAGCAGGTGGCGGCGTCGTGCGGCGACGGCTCGATGACGCTGATGAGCGCCCACTCGGGCAGCTCGGCCGGGGTCACCGTCTGCCAGGTGCGGCCGCGATCCCGCGAGAGGTGCACGAGGCCGTCGTCGGTGCCGGCCCACAGCACGTCGCGCTCGTGCGGCGATTCGACGAGGGCGAAGATGGTGCCGTAGACCTCCGCCCCGGTGTTGTCGCGGGTGATGGGGCCGCCCGAGGGGCCCATCTTGCTGGGGTCGTTGCGCGTGAGATCCTTGCTGACGATCTCCCACGTGTGCCCCTCGTCGGTGGAGCGGAAGATGACGTTGCCGGCAATCCAGAGCTCGCGTGGATTCCAGCGCGAATAGAAGATGGGAAACGTCCACTGGAAGCGGTAGCGATGCTCGCTGGGCGGCGTGCCCATGCCGTAGCCCTCGGGCCACACGCTGATGATGCGCTCCTGCCCCGTGCGGTGATCGTAGTGGATCATCCGGCCCATGCCCGGGCCGCTCCCGATGGCGCCGCCCACCACGATGCTGGGGTCGCCCGGCTTCACCGCGATGTAGCCGCTCTCGCCCCCGCCCGGCTGCACCCAGTCGATGGCGGTGATGGCGCCGCGATGGGACTGGCTCGGCAGACTGATGGCCCAGTTGTCCTGCTGGGAGCCGTAGATGCGGTAGGGCTGCTGATCGTCCGCGCACACGTGGTAGAACTGGGCGGTCGGCTGATTGTAGATGGACGACCACGACTGGCCGCCGTTGAACGACACGCAGGCGCCCCCGTCGTTG includes:
- a CDS encoding glycosyl hydrolase, which gives rise to MPLDPRALTSLRWRCVGPHRGGRVVAVAGDPSVPSTFYFGGCAGGVWKTTDGGVYWENVSDGFFETAAVGALAVAPSAPNVIYAGTGEACIRGNVSHGDGVYRSDDGGRTWRNLGLRDTRHIGRVRVHPTDPDTAYVAALGHAWGPNRERGVFRSRDGGVSWQPVLFKSERAGAVDLSLDPRNPRVLLAAVWQAQRFPWGMSSGGPESALWRSTDGGDSWTDISRNPGLPRGVLGRIGVAISPADGRRMYAVVEAEDGALFRSNDGGETWERGSEEPGLRGRPWYYMHVVPDPSDADTLWVMDYSLWKSIDGGKSFVEVATPHGDNHDLWIDPRDSRRMIEGNDGGACVSFNGGQSWSSIYNQPTAQFYHVCADDQQPYRIYGSQQDNWAISLPSQSHRGAITAIDWVQPGGGESGYIAVKPGDPSIVVGGAIGSGPGMGRMIHYDHRTGQERIISVWPEGYGMGTPPSEHRYRFQWTFPIFYSRWNPRELWIAGNVIFRSTDEGHTWEIVSKDLTRNDPSKMGPSGGPITRDNTGAEVYGTIFALVESPHERDVLWAGTDDGLVHLSRDRGRTWQTVTPAELPEWALISVIEPSPHDAATCYVAATRYKHDDRRPYLFKTADHGRTWTRVDAGLPDGEFTRVIREDPARRGLLYCGTESGVWVSLDDGRAWTRLRGNLPVAPVHDLIVKDGDLVVATHGRSFWILDDLSPLHQMADAVTAGDAHLFTPRRTVRWRAYRGHGMSPGPYREIAYRMAGSLGYGYRQVETPTGEKIEQKLDAGDNPPSGVIVHYWLREVPAGEVTLGFLDADGKEIRTFTSKRAPVAEGAPAPSTSGPSAGGGEEAPREPDAPANGAEEPPHPTKLAGANRFVWNLRGRDATKLPDNKGRGGSSEMLTAPRVPPGAYQVRLTVNGRALTQHVELVKDPRAAATDDDLRATYALAREAHELLGRVHDAVLRLRDIRAQAESWRDRLAAPPIKTAAQALARALTAVEEELIQVRSDNPRMFPAKLNTRIGTVIGLIDYADAPPTQALRDLTADLARRAESELGRLERLIAEDVARFNAQCRDAGVAAIVSKPTAP